TTCAGAGCTTTCAGAGAGCATCTCTGTCCATTAGCCTGTCTCACCACAGCCCAGGGATCTGGGCAAAGAAAGCACTGTGActccctttttatagatgaaaaaagagGAACAAGTGAACTGTTTCCTCAAGGTGGCCACTGGGAAGCATGGGGCTGGCCTGGCACTTAGCCCCTCAGGAGCCGTCTGCTCTGCCGGCTGAGAGCACAgatcctggggtgggaggggaccaCGTGGAATTTAACACGGGCTGGGGACTTGCACCCTGCAATGAAATGTGATGGAGACAGGAGTGGCATGCCACTAAAGGTTTATTTAAAAGTTACAGACAAGCGTATCCTGGGAGAGGCATCCTTGGGTGGCCTGAAGCTTTGCAAGGAGCCAGAGGGACACAGGCAGGTGTGGCCCAGGGTGGGTGGCAGGAGGCTGCAAGCAGGCGAATCGTGAGGGTTCTTTACAAGAACCACTGTCCCAGGCAGGGCTGACTCTAGTGCCCAGAGCAGGCTCAGGCCTTGAAATAAGATTGGCTCCCTGGTTCCAGCCCCCTGAGGAGCAGGAGATGGCAGAGGTGATGGGGAGGGAACCAACGCAGCCTCAGGCATGGGAATTAAGATTTGTCCTGaaggacagaggggctgggacAGCTCTGGGGCCATGTGGTGACAACTGTGGCAGAGAAAGGTCCAGCTGGTCTTGCACTAGCTGATCCTGGAGAAGTCTGGGCTCACCGTCCTGCAGGAGGGGttggagagggaggtggaggtgaaGGTGAAGGAGACTGGCATGGAGTTGGGGGCCCTGCGGCTCTTGGTCCGCATGCCTGGCATTTCGCTTCAGCACTTGCCGAAGCCCACTGggcaggagcagggtggggaacAGCTCCCCAGGACCCTCCCATGCGAAGCTGTGGAACTGGCCACAGAGCCAGCCCTCTGCAGTCCTGGCGGTGAGTCCCCTGATCCAGTATGGGCTGATGAGGAACCCTCATTCCTCAGCAGCAGTGATGAGTGGAGGCTGGTCACATGATCAAGAGTCCTGACCTGTATTAGCTGTTGTCAGGAGGGAGGCTTTCCTCTTGCTGCTTCTGGTGGGACCACTAAACTTTGACAATGGTAGCTTGGCGTTTCCAGAGCTCAACTTCCTCACCCCAGAGTGAGGGCCTGTTAGAGAGAAGGAGCGAGAAATAGATAAGAGCTCTACCTATACCTTTggagcacctggatccagccaaACCTGAAGCTGCAGCTTGGCTGGTTATTTAAGCTGATGAGTCTCCCATTTGCTTGAATTTTCCATCTCTAGCAATTGGAAGTGTCTTGAGTTGCACATTCACTCTGCCTCCCACTCACCAGCCACTGGCTCTCCTTGGGGTGTGGGGAGCTGTCAGATGCTGGGCTGTCACCCCCTCTTTAGGGGTTGAGATGCTCAGGAGCCTGCAGCAGGGAGGGTGGGCCCCTTGGATGCTGGACTGGGATCTCACTCACCTTGGAAGTTTCTCCAGGTGCCATGGTGGTGCTTGAAGTGGGTCTTACTCCGAGCATCCAGAATCTTCATCCCAATCTGCACCCACCTGGCCCCCGGCCTCCCACAAACCATCCTGTCTTTCTGAGGGAAGAAGAATCTGTGGAGGGTAGGGGTGCCCAGGTGAGGGTGTCAGTGGGGAGACACATGTGTGGGAGCCCTGCCACAGCCCCCACAGTCCCACTCACATCACAGCCGGCAGGTTGCAGCTCCCACTCACGTCCTGGCGCTGGTAACTGTGCGCGCGTCGGAGCAAGGATGGCCTGGCGAGGCTGTGATAGGCCAGGCAGCAGTCCTCAAAGGAACCTGCAAGCACATGGCCGCCCACAGGCTCGCGTCTCTATGTGTCCGTGTGCGCTTTGCACTGACAGCCACAGACGTGGGCTCCGCACACTCACCACACCCCATCCGGGCCCCGTGGAGGTCCAGGCAGTAAGGAAGCTGCTCAGCTCAGCTTTGGTCCTTGTAAGGGGCAGCTGGCAGGAACTggagctgggaaggggctgggaccGCGAAATAAATGGGGGACCAAGGGCATTTCCACTCCTGCTCGGGGGGCCGAGGGCAAGGAGGGTGCAGTGCCCTGAGGGGCCGGGGGCCACcactcccagccccgcccctcctctgcGTCGGATATCCCAGCTCCCACTCCAGGATGGCACTTTCCCACCTAGGGCTGTCTTGGTTGCCTTTTCCCCTCTGTCCCCATGCTGTGAGGGGAGGAGTGAGGCTGGGGGTGAGGATTGGGGGTTGCTCAGAGGAGGAGGTACTGGTGCCAGAAGGGTCCGCGAGGACGCAGGTGCAATGAGTAGAGGATGAATTAATGTGGAGATGGTGCTGGGCCTTTAAAGTCATCTGGGATCTGTCCCTCTGTGGAGCCCTGGAGGGCCACAGCTGAGTCCTGGAAGGGGGCAGCACCAGGGAGACCGGAAGGCTCTCTCCATCCCTTAACCTTGACCCCAAGGGCAAAGGGCAGTGGAGTCAGAGAGACCCTGTGCTGCAGTGCCAGGTAGGCAGTTCCTGGAGCTGGGGACACCCTGCCCCGGAGATCAAAgggcccaggctgggcctggcACCTGAAATGGGCCTCCAATAGCAGGACAATGGGAAATGaagcccaaccccctcctggGCAAAGGCTAAGTTCTGCTGGGGGGCTGGGCTAGGGCCTCTCAGACCCagctgaggggcaggtggggcaggtgggtggggctgtcGGGCTTCCACTGGAccaggggcccagcctggccGGCTGCTGGGGCTCAGCTAGCTCCCTCAGGCCCACAGCAATGCAGCACACGGTGGCAGGGCTCCTGGGGGACACTGCATGTCCAGAACCAATATCCTCAAGTACCTAATctagggagagaggggaaggaattcCCCACCAATAACAGTAATGATTATCGCTGTTGCTGCCGGGCACCAGGCCAAGAGTTTTGCAGGCATCAGCTCATCATGTCCTCATGTCCCATCTCTGCAGCCAGAATTTAGAgcctcattttgcagaggaggaaacgggCTCATAAAGGCTGAGTAGCGACTCTCAGGCAGATGGCACAGGGAGCCTGAGTAGGGGAAGCCAAAACGAAGACCCACTCTTTTTGGTTCCTGGGGCTCGGATCTCAAACCTTGGCCCGGGCTCTGCGGGCTCAGGTCACTGCGTTGTGTCCCTGGTGGTAAGCGGCCATGCTACCGCTGGGAGCCACCCTCTGCTCCCCATAGCCCCATGAACTAGGGAGGGGGTACCAAGGGGCTCtggaaggaggggcagagaaaGCTGCACTGCCAAGGAGCTGCACAAACCCCAAGAGTTTTTGCACACCTGGTGGAGGAGAGCTGTCTGTCAGAGAAGTAATTCAATGGAGGTGAGATCAGGGGaggctcctggaggaggaacctatgttggggggagggcacagggaggatggggagggagggcttcAGGGGAGCAGGGATAGTGTGGTCCAAGACAGTACCTTGAGCATGGACAGCCGGGGCCCAGGCACCCATGAAGCAGGCCACCAAGCAGACCAGGAGCCACGGGTTCATAGTGCAGGCTGCACCTCCTTCTTCGGCGCCTTGAGGATTAActaggaagtggggtgggggtgatgagGACCTAAAATGGACAGCAGCAGGCACTGGGAGCACCCCATCCCAAGCCAGGGCCCTCTGTGAGGGAGGCAGGTGGCACAGGATGGGGACAATTTGTGTTGGAGGACCTGCTGCCAGTATCAGCCGTTGCAGGGAGGGACTCACCAGAGCACACTAGGTCCCTGGAGCCGGTGCCTGCTGGGCCGTCCCCAAGCTCTCCTGCCCACCAGGTCAGTGAGCTTCGCCCTTTATAGATGGAGCCCCTCCCTAccactcctgccttccctcttccttgccagcctcctcccaccccaactcccagcttctctctctgcccagccctcctctctTCGCCTCATTTCTTTCTAGCTCCTCTCTCTGATGTTAGGGTGCACCTGGAGGAAGTTGGGGGCAAGGGACAAAAGGACCCTAAGTAGGAAACAATGATCCCTTCAACTAACTACTTGGACGTGGGACAGGCAGGGGTTTGGCAACCTTGGTGATGAGCAGTAGACGGATGCAGGTGGACAGACCCAGCCCTGACCTCAGTCAGCCCCCTTTGAAGGCTCAACTTCACCCCCACACCAGCCCAGGCCTCTCAGCCAGCACCCCTGCTTTCTCCCTGAAGGGGACTTCCTCTTCCCAGTCCCTTTCCTGATGTACCTCTAGGTGGACACTGGCGTCTTATGGACAGGACTCAGGCTGCCTAGAGCAGGGGGAAAGCCCTcacctctgctccccactcccaaGCCACCTGTTTCGGTGGGGCCCTGACTTCAccagatttttctctccttttacgCACTAGGATGACTTATGTCACAGAAATTCCCTGTTTTggagaacaggcaaatccacagaaacagaaagtagaatgagtTGTTGCtatgggctgggaggagggaagggtggggggtggcggtGTGAGTGTGAAAAGGAGTGTATGGatttcattttgttctgaaattagatagtggtgaggGTCACGGGACTCTGCGAATACAGTAAAACACCGAGGAAGGGTACACTTTCAATGGGTGCAATGCCTGGTATGTGAATTTCCCCGGAATATCACCGGGAGAATAAATAAAGCGGTTATTAACAACCACAGTAATAAAGAAATGCTCCGGTTTAGGAAGAAAAGCCGGAGCCGCAGGTAACCACGCAGGCAGGAAGCAAAGCAAAACCCATCTAGAAGGAGTTTCTCTTTCCCCTGGGTCAGCCTGGCCCACCTGGAACAAGGGTGCggggagaggggcggggaggagcgGCGGGTAAGGGGAAGGCGGGAGCTCTGCAGAGACCTCACAGACGATCgcttttcactttttattgcCCGCATCCTTAGCTATAAGATCACTCTGAGTCTTTATGACAGTCTATATCCTTCTGTCATCTCTCCTGCTCCACCAAGAGGCCCTGGAGGGGGACCCTCGCCCACTCCTTGGGCCCGGCCAGGTGGCTGGCTGGGTGAGGCTTAGCGCAGGGGGCGGGACTTGATGAAACGCTCTTGGCGCCGGGGCGGGGCTTCCCGGTGGGGCTTAGGCTGGGGCGGGGCTTATGGGCCCCGCCCCCACATCCGAGCCGCTGAGACTCCAGGCAGCCCCAGCGCCCAGCGCGCCCAGCGGTCCTGTGGCCATGGCCGTGGCCGCCCCCGCGCTGAGCGAGGCTGGGCGGGAACGCGGCTCCGCGTGGCTGCGGGCGTGGGGACGCGGCGTGGCGGGCCGGGGCCAGCCTCCCCGCTCTGGCCCactgcccctgcctgccctgctggcTGGCAGCGACCAAGCAGTGGGGTTACCCAGACTTGGCGGAGGTCCCCAGCGAACAAGCCCACCTCCCCGTCCCTCACGATTTGTCCCACCGGCAACCTTAGCGAAAGGGAAGGGGTCTGAGGAGCAGATAGGGATTTTTATGCTCTTGGACCCGTCTAGGAACCCAAGTGTCGTGGCGGCGAACCGTATGCTCAGGAATTGAAGGCCCTGGCTGGAAACCCGGAATTCTGAGGACCGCAGTTGCTGAGTGTGCGGTCATACCTTCACGGTCAGGGCTgcactgggagaggggaggccccCATTCCTACAGCAGCTGCAGATGTTAGTTAACTGCTTCCAGTAGGGGACCGTCTTCTCCGCAGGTGTGAACCAAACGCAGGGGACAGAAgcctcctctggcctcctggtCACCAGCTCTGAGCCTGGGGCCATTGTGGGTAGCCTCCAGCCTGCAGCAGAACCAAATGCAGGGACTGACCACACCCCAGGGACTTCAGGGCAGGCTGCAGTGAGCGGGTGGTGAGCAGGGGCACAGCTCAGCACTGGGTACCTCTACTGGGTGCACACAGATGGCCCTACTGCAGAATGGGGCAGCCAGTGGTCTCCGTGAAGGGTAACACCACCACTCCATTTGGAGTGAGCTGCTCTGGGGACTGAATACCAGCTCAGTCTCATTTTTGCTGGAGGACCCTTCCAGGTGCTCAGCATTGGCCCACTTTTACAGAGAAGGAGCCTGAGGGTCAGGGAGGCCAAGTCATTTGCCCTACTTTTTATTCTTTGGCCAGGAAAATccaacttttatttcttaaatactgTGAATGAAAGGGGGATAGTTCCCTAATGGGGGAGGGCCATTGAGCAGAGGCTTCGGGGTCGTCAGGAAGGAAAATGGCTGAAGTAGGGGTCCTTCTGCAACTGCTGTTGCTTCAGACTCCATCCCCAGTGCTTGCTACCTCCAGGTCCCGGCTCAGGTGGCCTTCGAGAGAAGCAGCTGGGCCCCCCCCCATCCCTCCACATTGTTGTGCATCCTGTGGGGAGCATACCAGACCCCCAGTGCCCTGTCTGCCAGGCCTGGACTCCTGTTGTGCCCAGCTGCCTCTTGCTCTGGTCCAGATGCAAAGTGTTGCCAGGTAAATGGAGGTAGCAAGgaaaagtgttttttctttaagatgcCTTGCAAGCCTCTGGCCTGACTTTCAGGGACTTGGTTTATGGACTGTCCCTTGTGAGCCTTTTCACTGTGTTCCCCATGTGGTtggccctgctgcctcctggaaGGCCTGCTTTGAGGGACTTCCCTCCCCAGACTGACCAGCTGCCTCTGTGTTCCATGGGGTCTGGGTGTGGTACTCGGGCTACCAGTACTGGTCATGGCCAGTCCTTGTGCTTCTCCTGCTCCTACTGGATATGTGGGGGCTAGGgtcagccagggctggggcaggggtgacGTGGGGAGGGAGGCTAGTGGGCCCTGAGGAGAGGGTCTTATAGGGTCGTAAGTCCCTCTCTGAAGCTACTGAGCTCCACTCACCCCTTCCACATGGGTTTTCTGGGCACCTCTTACATATCACTCAAGCACTAGGCTCTGAGGCTACTGCAGGGAGCCAGCATATGTATCCCAGCCATGAAAGATGACAGTGATGTCACTGATCCTCACTAAACACCTGTTTGGGGCCATTTGTTATCtcattcgttcaacaaacacttagcgagcacctactatatgccaggtactgggCTGGGTACCGGGAGACAGATGATCCCAGCGCAGAGCAGACAAAATAAGCAACAAACAGCAAAGCAAGATCTTTGAGATTAAGATCACTTCTACAAATCCAAGTGTGACAGGgatgctggggctgggctgggctcctctAAAGAGAGTGGCTTGAGGTGAAAATAAGCCTATAGGATTAATCTCTATCCCAACTTGTCAGGGAAAAAACAATCAGCTGAGGTCCAGGTGCCTGATCAAGTAAGCGGGGCCAGATTCCAAGCCCAGGTCTGACTCCTTCATTCCACATATACTGATTGGGTGCTGTATTAagcatgtcttttaaaaaataatgtattttatttaaccttatCTATCCAAGATAGtatcattttaatatgtaatcaaataaaaatgatttataagaTATTTCCCCTTTTTTGCACAGGAAGTCTTCAAAACATGGCTCATTGTATGCTTGCAGTATGTTTCAAGCGCTGagaagccacatgtggctggtgtcCACCTTACTGGACAATACAGATCCAGGCACAGATAATAATCAATTCATAATTTTgtattgcttcttttttattaagacttcaatatttttaaaaaaacagttgaaTTTTCCCAGCAAAATTGACATTTACCATATACCCCAGCCCCGACACACGCACTGccttccccattatcaacatcccacATCTCAGAGGTACGTTTCTTACCGCTAAtaatgaacctacactgacatatCATTATaatccaaagtccatagttcatGTGCGGGTTCACTCCTgattgtacattctgtgggtttgaacAAGTGTATAAgaacatgtatccatcattatggtgcCATACAGGGTGTTTTCACTGCCTTAAATCCTCTGTGTTCCCTGCATGTCTTTTTTATTCTGATGTTTTGACAGCTGGGGCCTTGCTGATCCTGGAGgtactgcccctcccagggctagcAGGTTCCTAAAGATAGTAAAGGACTTCCATTGGAGGGCAGCTTTCATATGCAAACCAGCCAATCCAGAGCCCATACCCTAATCTGCTCCTCCATCAGGCTCTCACTCTCAGGGCCACTATCTTCCAGCCCTGAACCACCCCGCCCTTCCCTGCCCGCCTCTATCCCACTAGGTGCCAGACAACTAGGACAAGCCCCTGCACCCCAGAGCTTGCTGAAATTATTCCAGCTAGCCCATCCTAAGCCTGCTGACACTGCCTCACCCATTCCTTCCCATGGAAATCACAATAAAGGCTCCAGCCTACATTTCccctctaagatcaagaataagaaaaagacgTCCACATTGGCCACTTCTTTTCAATATTGTACTACAGGTTCTAGTTGGGGAAATTCAGcaagacatagaaataaaagGTAATCAAATTGGAAATGAGGAGTAAAAATATTCaatttgcaaatgacattttcATATATACAGAATAAATCCTAAAGAATCCATACACAcaaaactattagagctaataaagtcaacaaagttgcaggacacaagattaacacacataaatcagttacatttctacACAATAGCAGTGAGCAATctgaaaggtaatttttaaataattccatttacagtggcatcaagaagaataaaatacttaggaataaacttaactctGGAAGTGCAAGACTTATAGACTGAAAAACTACGAATAattgtgaaaagaaattaaataaaacctaaagacatggaagacatcccatgttcatggattggaagatgtGATACTAAGTTGGCAATACTCCTCAGAGTGATCTACCGATtccatgcaatccctatcaaaataccaatgacttcttcttttttttttttttgcaaaaatggaaaagcagatcataaaattcatatggaattgcagGGGACCCTCAATAGCCAACCAAATGGGAGCCCAGGGCCATCAGTGCTAGTGACAAAAGCAGCCCCTTTCCTCCTGAGTGGTCATGGGCTCTTGCTTGACCAGGCAATTAGAACCTGCAGCTCCTTCTGAGTACCACAGTGGACATACCCTCCCTCAGAGCAGGCCCAATCTAGCACTGGCCCTCACTCAGCTCTGGCATCCTGACCCCTCCACCTCACCAAATTCTTCTTCCCAGGGCTAGCAAAGTCAAATCCAGGTGTGCGCAACTCCTTAGAAATTCTATGTAGAATCCCTCACtccacaagagaaaaatgaaataaatagagcTGTGTGGTTCAACCAAGGGTTGGGGTCCCCAGAgcactcccaccccatccccatccaCTCTTGATGAGTGGGAATCCTTGAGCCTCTGAAAggagtttgaaaaccactggcttATGGGAAGAAGTAGGGTCCCTAGAGTAACACATATAACTggtcaaattttctatttcttcttcaatcAGTTTCTATAGTTTGTTTGAATTTGctcatttcatctagattatctaatttgttggcatacaattgttcatagtattttcttataatcTGCCATATTTCTGTAACATTGGTAGTTATTCTGAATTTAGTTAtttggtttctctctttttcttttgtcaatttctgttgatcttttcaaagaatcaactgtTCCTTTATTGATTCTCCCTATTTTTCTATTCCACTCATCTCTGCTATAatctttatttcccttcttccacTAGCTTTAAATTTAGCTTACTCTTTTCCTGGTTCCTTAAGATATAAAGTTAGGTCATCAAtgtgagatctttcttttttaatgtaggcatttacaGCTGTGCATTTCTCTCtgagcactgcttttgctgcatgtCATGCATTTTGGtgtgttatatttttgttttcattcatctcaaagtattgtttaatttctttgcaGACTGACTCTGTGTGGAGGGCATTCCTTCAACACTTAGCCAGGTAGTTTAtaactctgccttagccttcgCTTCCTGCTTATGCTGAGCCTGAAGGTCAGC
The genomic region above belongs to Camelus ferus isolate YT-003-E chromosome 22, BCGSAC_Cfer_1.0, whole genome shotgun sequence and contains:
- the CCL25 gene encoding C-C motif chemokine 25 isoform X2, with the protein product MNPWLLVCLVACFMGAWAPAVHAQGSFEDCCLAYHSLARPSLLRRAHSYQRQDVSGSCNLPAVIFFFPQKDRMVCGRPGARWVQIGMKILDARSKTHFKHHHGTWRNFQGPHSGVRKLSSGNAKLPLSKFSGPTRSSKRKASLLTTANTGR
- the CCL25 gene encoding C-C motif chemokine 25 isoform X1, with the translated sequence MNPWLLVCLVACFMGAWAPAVHAQGSFEDCCLAYHSLARPSLLRRAHSYQRQDVSGSCNLPAVIFFFPQKDRMVCGRPGARWVQIGMKILDARSKTHFKHHHGTWRNFQGPHSGVRKLSSGNAKLPLSKFSGPTRSSKRKASLLTTANTGQDS